Part of the Anaerolineales bacterium genome, CTGTGGAGGTGGTTCAAAATGACTGAGGAGTGAACATGAACTTAATTACCAATCCCCTCATCCTGGTGACATTCTTCCCACTGCTGGGTGTCCTGGCACTGCTCTTTGTCCGCTCGGATCGCAAGACTCTCATGCGCTGGATCAGCCTGCTGGTCTCCCTGGTCACTTTTGGTCTGTCGATCTGGATGCTGACGTTGTTCGACAAGGCCAACCCAGAACTGCAGTTGGGATTTAACCTGCCCTGGATCCAGGTGGCAAACTGGAATATCAGTTTCATCATGGGCGTGGACGGTCTGAGCATCCTGCTGGTGTTGCTTACCACCTTCCTGACCCCCATTTCCATCCTTTCCACCTGGACTGCGGTCGAGGAACGGGTGAAAGAGTTCATGATCTTCTTCCTGCTGCTGGAAGTGGGCATGTTGGGCGTTTTCCTGGCGCAGGATCTGTTCCTGTTCTACATCTTCTGGGAATTCACCCTGGTGCCGATGTACTTCCTGATCGGCATCTGGGGCGGACCGCGCCGCATCTACGCCGCCATCAAGTTCTTCCTGTACACCATGGCTGGCTCGATCCTGATGCTGCTGGCCATCCTGTGGCTGGGCATCAACCAGGGTACCTTCAGCGTACCCGACCTGATCAAGAACGGCGGCATTCCCGGCAACATCCAGCTTTGGTTGTTCCTGGCTTTCGCAGCTGCCTTCGCCATCAAGGTACCCATGTGGCCGCTGCACTCGTGGCTGCCAGACGCACACGTGGAAGCCCCCACCGCCGGTTCTGTGATCCTGGCGGGTGTACTGCTGAAGATGGGCACGTATGGCTTCCTGCGCTTCAACCTGCCTCTTTTCCCTGATGCGGTCAAGCAAGCCGCACCCTGGATGGCTCTCCTGGCAGTCATTGGCATCCTGTACGGCGCGGCTGTCTCGTACGCGCAGAAGGACATCAAGAAACTGGTTGCTTATTCATCGGTCAGCCACCTGGGCTTTGTAATGCTGGGCTTGTTTGCCCTGAATGCCCAGGGGGTGGAGGGGGCCATCCTGCAGATGATCAACCACGGTTTGAGCACGGGTGCGTTGTTCCTCCTGGTGGGCATGGTGTACGAGCAAACTCACACGCGGGAATTCAGTGTGTACGGTGGATTGTGGAAGATCATGCCGGTGTATGGCACGGTGATGTTGATCGTGGCCCTCTCATCGATGGGCTTGCCTGGTCTGAACGGTTTCATCGGCGAATTTGCGATCCTGCTGGGTGCGTTTGGCTCCAAGGCCATCGGCTCACCCTGGTTTGCCGGGTTGGCCGCGGCGGGTGTCATTCTGGCGGCTGTGTATATCCTGTACATGTTCCAGAAGATGTTCCTGGGACCCGAAGGCTCGATCGTGGAAGATGTGAAGAAGCACGGGCATGCCCTGCGCGACCTGAATTTGCGCGAAATCGTCACCGTCCTGCCTCTTCTGGTCTTCATCTTCTGGATTGGCCTGTACCCCAAGCCATTCTTTGACCTGATCGCTCCTGCAGTAGAAAAACTACTGATCGCCTTTCATTAGCCACACATGAACGACGTACTCCTTTCTAATCCTTCCCTGTTCACCTGTGGTTCGGAGCATCCATGACGCAATCCGATCTCTTCACAATTTTACCGATCCTCGTGCTCATCGTCTGGGCATGTGTGTTGCTGCTGGTGGACTTGTTCATACCCAAGGGCAGTAAAAAATGGACCGCTTTGCTGGCTGCGGTCGGCCTGGCAGGCGCCCTGGGCTTGAACCTGGCACAAGCCGGGCAGCAACTTTCCGCCTTTGGCGGCATGGTCGTGCTGGACGGCTTTTCATCCTTCATGACCAGCCTGTTCCTGGCAAGCGGGCTGCTGGCGGTCGCCCTCGCCTACGGCTACCTCAAGCGCATGGGGCTGGAGCGCGGTGAGTATTATGTCATCCTGATGTTCAGCCTGTCGGGAATGATGTTAATGGCCCAGGCGACGGACCTTTTCGTGGTGTTCCTCGCCCTCGAACTTTTATCCATTCCACTCTATGTGCTGGCAGCTTTTGCCCGCTCGCGCTCAGATTCCGAAGAAGCCGGGCTGAAGTATTTCCTGCTGGGTGCTTTTGCCACCGGGTTCGTGGTCTATGGCATCAGCCTGGTTTTTGGTGCCACCGGGCACACCTCCCTGGCCGGGATCGTCTCGGTCATCCAAACCCCCGAGACTTTCAGCGGCACCTTCAATCCGCTCCTGCTGACAATCGGCGCGGCGCTGATCCTGGTGGGGTTCAGTTTCAAGGTGGCAGCCGTCCCCTTTCACATGTGGACTCCCGACGTTTACCAGGGTGCGCCCACCCCGGTGACGGGCTTCATGGCGGTGGGTGCCAAGGCGGCTGGTTTTGCCGCGTTGTTGCGCATCTTCGTGGCTGCCCTGCCATCATTGAGCGCCGACCTGGTGCCGGTGCTGTGGGGTCTGGCTGCCCTCACCATGCTGGTGGGCAACCTGGTTGCCATTTCACAAACCAACATCAAGCGCTTGCTGGCCTACTCCAGCATTGCCCATGCCGGTTATATCTTGATGGCTTTTGTGAACTTTGGGAACCCAAAAGTGGGACCGGATGCAGTCGCCTCAGCCCTGTTCTACCTGCTCACCTATGCCATCACCTCCTTCGGAGCCTGGGCAGTGGTCATTGGGCTGGAAAAACAGGATGGAAAAGGTCTGGAGATCAGCGACTTCGCAGGCCTGGGACGCAAACGCCCCCTTATGGCGGCTGCCATGACCATCTTCATGCTCTCACTGACCGGCATGCCGCCCACGCTGGGCCTGGTGGGTAAGTTCTACCTGTTCCGCACTGTGGTGGAAGGCGGT contains:
- a CDS encoding NADH-quinone oxidoreductase subunit N, which gives rise to MTQSDLFTILPILVLIVWACVLLLVDLFIPKGSKKWTALLAAVGLAGALGLNLAQAGQQLSAFGGMVVLDGFSSFMTSLFLASGLLAVALAYGYLKRMGLERGEYYVILMFSLSGMMLMAQATDLFVVFLALELLSIPLYVLAAFARSRSDSEEAGLKYFLLGAFATGFVVYGISLVFGATGHTSLAGIVSVIQTPETFSGTFNPLLLTIGAALILVGFSFKVAAVPFHMWTPDVYQGAPTPVTGFMAVGAKAAGFAALLRIFVAALPSLSADLVPVLWGLAALTMLVGNLVAISQTNIKRLLAYSSIAHAGYILMAFVNFGNPKVGPDAVASALFYLLTYAITSFGAWAVVIGLEKQDGKGLEISDFAGLGRKRPLMAAAMTIFMLSLTGMPPTLGLVGKFYLFRTVVEGGYIWLAVIGVLTSLISAYYYLRVVVTMYMHTGEPETKREFWLDLTWELAALATVVLSFVPAALFAWASGAVLTIF
- a CDS encoding Fe-S-binding domain-containing protein; the encoded protein is MTNPLILVTFFPLLGVLALLFVRSDRKTLMRWISLLVSLVTFGLSIWMLTLFDKANPELQLGFNLPWIQVANWNISFIMGVDGLSILLVLLTTFLTPISILSTWTAVEERVKEFMIFFLLLEVGMLGVFLAQDLFLFYIFWEFTLVPMYFLIGIWGGPRRIYAAIKFFLYTMAGSILMLLAILWLGINQGTFSVPDLIKNGGIPGNIQLWLFLAFAAAFAIKVPMWPLHSWLPDAHVEAPTAGSVILAGVLLKMGTYGFLRFNLPLFPDAVKQAAPWMALLAVIGILYGAAVSYAQKDIKKLVAYSSVSHLGFVMLGLFALNAQGVEGAILQMINHGLSTGALFLLVGMVYEQTHTREFSVYGGLWKIMPVYGTVMLIVALSSMGLPGLNGFIGEFAILLGAFGSKAIGSPWFAGLAAAGVILAAVYILYMFQKMFLGPEGSIVEDVKKHGHALRDLNLREIVTVLPLLVFIFWIGLYPKPFFDLIAPAVEKLLIAFH